AACATTCGGAAGCCTTTTAGCTAGAAACATTAAGTTATTCTTAAGAAACAAAACTAGATTCTTCTTTATCCTATTAGGTCCAGTAATCACCTTATTAGTTTTTGTTCTGATTATTAAAAGAAATAGTTTTGATCCTGGTGGTAGAGCTGTTGAGTTCTTAAACTTAAGCTCATTATCAAGAGAATCACAAACATCACTAAGAGATCTTGGTGCGATTGAACTAGTCTATTCAACAGAATTTACCACAGAGATCTCAAACTACATCTTTAATGGGACGCTCTTATCTGGGTTGATCTCAATAACTGCACTAACTACAGCTGTTCAACTGTCACAAAATATCGTTCAAGACCGTGAAGAACGTATCTTAGAAGATTTCTTCATCACTCCAACTAAAACAACAACCGTAAGATTATCATACGTAGTATTTAATATCTTATTTAATATGTTAATAACTTTATTAGCATTATTCTTCATCTACGTATATATTGTTGCAAGATTTCCAACTTCACCGTTCTCTAAACCTGAAACTGTTCTAGCTACAGTTGGTGTGACAATCTTAATCTGTTTAATCAACTCTGTTTTCTTCGTCTTCATCTTTTCATACATTAAGAAACTATCAATCTTCTTAGTATTAACAGCAATGGTATCATCTGCAGGTGGTTTCTTAATTGGTGGTTACTTCCCAATTTCATTATTACCAAAAGGATTAAGTGCAGCTATCTCACTAATCCCACAAACTGAAGCAAGCATCTTATTAAATAATGTTTCTTTAAACCACGATATCATTACTTCAAGTGTTAATACACTAACAGCTGAAAACGTTAGTGTCACCTTATCAAATGACACAACTAAAAATCTCTTAACCTTCTTTATGGATAATGCTCGTATGCCAAGAGAACAAGCATTACAAACTGCTAACGAGATCGTGCAAAAACTAACTGATGGAATTAATATGGGAATCAGGGATTATGCTAAAACTACATTAGTTGGTCAAGATGTAGAACCTTATGTTTCAGTAATTTACGCTGCTGGTTTACTAGGGTTATTTACCTTCTTGCTGTATGCAGTAAAATATTCTAGAAAACGCTAATGAGTTTTTAGAACCAAATTAAAAGATTAGAATTAAATAATTAATTCTAATCTTTTTTTTTTATTTTTATCTAAGTAGATGTATGGCAATTAAAAATCGACATGGTCAATGGCCATGTCGATCTTATTTATTAGTTTAGTTTGATCTATTAGTAAGGAACGTCCATTCCGTTAACCTTTAATCAGATGATTTGAGATGGCTTAGCTAATTTAGAATAAGGGCAAGTTTCGTGAGATAACTTCATTAATTCTTTAGCCTTAGCTTCTGGAAGATCTACAGTTAATGAGATTCCAACTCTTAGTTCGAAAGCCATTGGTTCTTCTTGAACGTGTAATTGAACAGTTACTTCGATTGGGGCTTCTTTTAGATCATGACCTAATTTTTTAGAAACAGCAAATACTGCTTGAGAAAAACAACTTGCATAACCAGCAGCAAATAGTTGCTCTGGGTTTAGTCTGTCAGAGTGAGAACCACCCATTGCTTTAGGAAAACCTAAGTTTAATGATAGTTGACCATCAGTTGTTTTAACTAGACCTTCTCTACCAACTTTAGCTACTGCAGCGGTTTCATAAACCTTTTTAAACATAAATATCCTTTCGTAAATTTATTTAAGTAAATAGATTATAAAATAGAAATTTAATTAAGCTTTTTTAAAGCATTTTAGAATAATGAACCAAAGGGATTCTTGTTAGCTTTTAACATTCGACCGATCTCTTCCATCTTGCCAGAAGCATTTTGTCAGTCTTTTAATAACTTATTTAATTCTTCAACTTTTCTTCCCGAACCCTTAATAATTCGGCTTTTTCTTGAAGGGTTTTTCATTAATAATTTGGGATTTCTTCGTTCTTTTAATGTCATTGATGACATTAAAATTTTTCACACATGGATTTTTTGAGTGGCTTCTTCAACTTTATCTTCACTAATCTTATTAGCAAATCCTGGAAGCATTTTTACAAGTGAACCTAATCCACCCATTTTAGTTATTGATTGGGTTTGTTGTAATAAATCTTCAAGATCCATTCGACCTGAAAGCATCTTTTCGAAAGTTTTCATCGTTGATTTTTCATCATAAACTTCCTGTGCTTTCTCAGCCAAAGTCATTACGTCACCAAATCCTAAGATGCGATCGGCAATCCGTTCAGGATAAAATAACTCAATCGCATCGAGTTTTTCACCGCTTGTTGTAAACTTGATCGGCACGTTTAAGATCGATCTTAATGATAAAGCAGCACCTGCTCTAGCATCACTATCTAGTTTGGTAATAATGATCCCGCTTAGTTTTAGGTAATTATTAAATTCTGTGGCGATATTAATGATCTCTTGACCAGATAGACCATCCACTACTAAGATAATCTCATCAGGATCAACAGTGTTACGGATATTAACTAATTCGTTCATTAATTCGACATTAGTTTGTAATCGTCCAGCAGTATCATAAATGATCAGATCACAATTTTTTTCTTTTGCGATCTCAATTGAGTTTTTAGCTGTTTTAACTGGATCAGATAATCCTTCATTATAGAATGGCATATTGATCTGTTCAGCTAAAGTATTAAGTTGATCAATTGCTGCAGGACGATAAACGTCTAGTCCAACTAATAAGCTGTTCTTTTGTTTTTGTTTATTTAAGAATTTAGCTAATTTAGCTACAGTAGTAGTTTTCCCAGAACCTTGTAAACCAACTAACATAATCTTAGCTAATTTCTTATCAGTTTTTAGGGGTTGTTGATCTTTACCTAAGATATTAACAAGTTCATCTTTGATGATCTTTAAGAAATAAGCATGAACATCAGTGTTACGATCAACAGCTTGTCCGATCGCTTTTTCTTTAATCGCTTTAATAAAGGTCTTAACAACATTAATATTTACGTCAGCATCTAATAAAGCGATTCGAATCTCACGTAAGACTTCAGTAAGATCTTCTTCTTTAATGGTTTGATTTAGTAATCTTTTCTTTAACGATTTAGTAACAATCGATGAGATCATTGATTTAAGCATATTAATTAACCTTTTCAAACTACGATAAAGTAGTTTTTCTTACCCTTTTTAATCACTGTTAATTGTTGATCTTTTCTAACATTTAGTTGTGCTTGTGGATCAGTTATTTTCAGATCATCAATCTGAATTGACCCTTGAGCTATTAGTTCACGTAAGATTCTTTTTGAATCAGCAACCTTTGCTTGCAACAAGAAATCAATAACCATAAACGATTGATTTCTATCTAGTTCAACTTTATCAAAACTAGCAAAAACAACTAATTTTTCTTGATCAGACAATTGATCTAGTTGATTATCAAATAATGCCTTGTTCATCTTGTGAACAGTATCTAAATGTTCTTGAGAATGAATAAATTTAACTAGATAATCTGCTAAGAATTTTTGCGCAATTCTTGTCTTTTTATTAGCTAGATGTGCCTCAATTAGTTCTTGTAATTGCTCAAGTGATTGATCTAAAACATAACGATGGATTAGATCAATAATAAACTGATCGTCTTGGTTATAGATATATTGTCAAATTAGGTATGGATGAGTTAAGTTTTCATCTAAATAAAGTGCACCTTGTTCTGATTTACCGAACTTATTACCATTGGGATTAAGTAATAAATTAAAGGTTAACCCACATAAATAAGGGGTTTTTTCCTCACCATATTTTCTTTTGATCAGATCAATTCCGGTTGTTATATTTCCTCATTGATCAGATCCCCCACACTGAACTTGGACATCGTATTGTTCATACAGATGTAAAAAGTCATGACCCTGAATTATGTTGTATGAAAACTCAGCATAAGAGATCCCATTTTCAATTCTTGAACGAATGAATTCTTTGTCTAGTAAATAACCAATATTGATTAATTTTCCCGTATCTCTTAAAAAATTTAAGAGATTCATATTTTGATAAAAATCAATGTTGTTAATGATCTTGGCTTGAGTATAACGTTCTAGTTGTACTTTGATCTTATTAGCGTTAGCTGTGATTTTTTCATAATCTTGAACCTTACGTTCAGAGGTCTTACCTGAAGGGTCACCGATCAAACCAGTAGCCCCCCCTAAGATAGCATAAGTTTTAAACCCAACTTTTTTTAAGTATCTTAAAACGATGATTGGAATTAAATTCCCTAAATGTAAAGATTCACCACTAGGGTCGAAACCAACATAAACACCCTTTTGATTTTTTAGGGCTAGTGCTAATTTTTCTTCATTAGAAATCTGTTTGATAATATTGCGTTTTTTAAGTTCAGAAATAAAGTCCATGAGTGCTTTTAATATAAATTGTAGAGTTGATTAGATTGAGTAAAAACTAGTAATCTCGGTCTTGGTAAATTGGGTATTTTACTAATAGTTTTTTTACTTCAGATTTAACTTTATTGATCACATTAAGATCACCTTTTGCTTTAATGATCTGATCAATTCAATCAGCAATCTGAACAAAGTCAGATTGAACCAATCCCCTTGATGTCATTGCTGCAGTACCCAATCTAATTCCACTAGGATTCATTGATTTATTTGAATCGTATGGAATCATATTTTTATTAACAACAATATTAGCTTGGTACAATCAATTTTCTACTAAATCACCGGTTAAATTAAACTTTTTGAATAAATTGATTGAGAATAAATGGTTATCAGTTCCATTAGCAATAATCTGATAACCTTTATTAATAAAAGCTTCACAAAAAGCTTTACTATTATCAATTACATTTTTAATGTAAGTCTTAAATTTAGGTTGAAGTGCTTCATCAAAAGCAATTGCTTTTGCTGCAATCACATGCATTAGTGGTCCACCCAATTCTCCAGGGAAAACTGCACTATCAATCTTTTTAATTAGATCTTCACGATTAGTTAAGATAATCCCACCACGTGGGCCTCTTAAGGTTTTGTGAGTAGTGCTTGTGATGATATCACAATATTCAACCGGGTTTTGATGATAACCTGCAACGATTAGTCCAGCAATATGTGCGATATCAGCCATTAAATAAGCACTAACATGATCAGCGATCTGTCTAAACTTTGCAAAGTCGATTGCTCTTGAATAGTTTGAAGCCCCACAAACAATTAGTTTAGGTTTTACTTCAATTGCTTTTTTTAAGATCTCATCATAGTCTAATAGATAAGTATTTGGATCAACATTATAATGATAAAAGTCATAAATCTTCCCTGAAAAATTAACTTTAGATCCATGGGTTAAATGACCACCATCATTTAACCCCATCGCTAATACTTTATCGTGTGGTTGTAATAAGGCTAGATAAGCAGCAGCATTTGCTGTTGATCCTGAGTGTGGTTGAACATTAGCATGACGAGCACCAAAAAGTTTTTTTAGTTTTTCAATCGCAATTAATTCAATCTGATCAACATACTCACACCCACCATAATAGCGTTTATTGGGTGTTCCTTCAGCATACTTATTAGTTAGGACTGATCCAGTTGCTCTAAGAACAGCTTCAGAAACATAGTTTTCTGAAGCGATCAGTTCAATCTGATCTTGTTGTCTTTGCAATTCTTGATTAATTAGCTTAAAAATCTCCATAAGATTGATCCAAATATTGTTTTAACAATATGTTTATATAAATAAATATTTGCCTTTTTATCGATAAAATCAATAAAAACTGGAAAATGACACACTTAAAAATTTAACTGTTCATTATCTATCAAATTTAATGTAAATTAAAATAAAAAATATATTGCACTTTTTTCAAATATTGAGATTACAAAAAAACAAATACACCTTCCTAACTTTGACACTTTTATTATTTTTGAGACTTTTTGAATTTCTTAATATATTTTATATATTAAGAAATTCTTATTTTTTTTCTTACATATATAGTATATATAGTATAGTAAAAAGGACAAATTATGGCATCAGTACAAATCATTAAAAAGAATAAAACGCAATATGTAAGAATTGTGGAATCATATTGAGACAAAGAAGTTAAAAAACCCAAAATAAGAGAAGTTAAGTTTCTAGGAAAATTAGAAGATCTTACAAAAGATAATCCAAACTTTATTGAAGAATTAAAAGAATCTGCCAGTTCAAAGAAAAATAAAAAACAAAATGATAGAAATGAACAAATTTTACAGATTATGAATTCGTTGAAATTGGACAAATTTAAAGGAGACAAATCAAAGGTTATGGAAATTTAGTTTATGAAGAAATTATGAATTATCTTGAATTACCAAGTTTCTTAACTGATTTACAAAAGAAAAATAGTAGATCAAAATATGACCTAGCATCAATTACAAAAATGCTGATTTTAACAAGAATTTTAGAACCATCATCTAAACGAAGTTCAGTTGAAAAAAATTAAAAAATATTGATACGAATTTAATGATAGTTTAAAAGATGTTTATCGATCTCTTGAGTTTTTACAAGATAAAAAAGTAGAAATTTTAAACTATTTAAATGAACAATTTGTAGAAAAAATCAATAGAAATTTAACTTTTTGTTTTTATGATGTAACAACTGTTTATTTTGAAAGTTTTTTACCGGACGAACTTAGAAAATTCGGCTTTTTAAAAGATAATAAAGTTAACCAAACAAAAGTAGTGTTAGGTCTTTTGATTGATGATATGGGAATACCAATTTATTACGATTTATTTCCTGGAAACACATCTGATTTCTTAACTTTAAAACCTGTTTTAGAGAATATAAAAAGGGATTTAGGTATAGAGAAAATCACTATTGTTGAGATAGAGGTTTAAACTCAAAAAGTAACTTGTTAGCCATAAAAGAAGCAGGATATGACTACATTATGGCCTACAAAATCAAAGGTAAAGAAAATAAAATCGAAGGAATTTATGATCTTGAAACATACAAAATGATGTATGAAGAATTTGGTGTGAAAAAACAAGATCACAAAGAGTTTTTTAAATCAAATAATACCTTACTATGAAATTGATAATAAACTCATTTTAACTTTTTCAAGAAAGAGACAAAAAAAAGATAAAAAAGATCGTGAAAGACTCATTAAAAAAGCTGAAAAATCACTCAATTTATCAGCTATAAAATCAGAAATGAAAAGAGGCGGTAAGAAGTATTTAAAATTTGCAGTTAACGAAGTTGAATTAGATCATCAAGCCATTTTAAAAGATGAAGCTGCAGATGGTTTTTACGGAATTTTAACATCTCATGAAGATATGAATGAAGAAGATATGAATGAAAAGGAAATTATTAAGCAATATTCAAAACTTTGAAAAATCGAAGAAAGTTTTAGAGTAATGAAAACAAACTTTGAACTAAGACCTATTTTTCTTTCGGCAGAAAAGACAATTAAAGGGCATTTTTTAATTTGTTTTCTTGCACTCATAATCCAAAGATATTTAGAATTTGTTCTTGATTGCTGTGGTTATCCAATGCCTACAAACAAAATAATTTATGCAATTAAAAATCAAAAATTATCCATTATTCCAGAAATTAATACTTATATTAAAACAGAAGAATCTGAAGATTTCAAAACTATTTTAAAAGTTTTTGGAATTAAACTAATTGAAACTATTGGTAAATATGAAGATATTAAATTTACTATATAGGAATTGTATTATAAAAAACTACGAATAGCTCTATATTGTGGGGTTATTAGTAGTTTTAAATTTTAAAAGTGTCAAACTTAGGAAAAACTCCCAAAAAAAATTTTAATATTTTTTTTTTGAGAGTGGTAAGTTGGAAGTTACAATGGGGTTTTATTTTGAATAAATTTATCTTTGAAAATAATTAAACAATTCCAAAACCTTTGATGGCGTACGATTCTTTATTGTTGTTTTAATTATAGAAATTAAATAATTAAAATATGTGCTTAAAATTTTAAAAAAACAAAAAAAATAAAAAATAAATTTTAAGCAGTTTAAAATCTTTTTTCTTAACAAAATAATTGTACAATACCAAAACGTTTTTCCTGTAATTCCTGAATGTTTTCAGTTTTACTTAACAAAATAATTGTACAACCCAAAACTAATCATCATGTGCATGATCATGGTTGTGATCATACTCATGATGATCGAGGAAATGACCAGGGACACCCTCATGCATTAGCAATCTTAATGAATTTAGTAAATAATGCATTAAAAGAATTTAGCGAACCAATATAAATCAAGAAAATAGTGATGAAAGCATTAAAGTAAAACTTACTCAGTTAGCCACAGAGCAAAACATTGATTTAACAAATGAAATTAATCCTTTTGTAAATGCTTTAAAACAATTTAAAGTGGAATATAACCAAAATAACATCAAAAATAACTACATTAATGCTTTAAAAAATGAAGTAGAAAATCTTAAAGCTAAAATTGATAGTGTTAAACAATTAATAAATGCATAGTTAAAACAAATACTCTTAAAAATGGGCACCGAATTCAATTTTGTGTAAAACAATTAATTAACTCAAAAAAAGAAAGGTTAATATAATTTTATAAACGGTAATAAAAATGAATTCAAAAGACGAACAAATGAAACAGATTCAAAAATTAATTGTTGAATTTGTAAAACAATTTGGTCCTAGTAGTGGAAAACAACTATTAAACATCACTGATTATATTGCTAAGCCTGTTTTACAGGCTCTGGTTGATGGTGAACATGTTGGCAAACTAGAATTATTGAGAGAAAATGCTGATAATGATGAGAATGTGTATCAAAACGGCTCATACACTAGAAATGTTAAGTGAGGGCAAGAAGAAATTCCCATAAAAATGAAAAGAATTCGTGGTGAAAATCAAGACTCTCAAATTATCCCGAAATATCAAAGAATTATCCATGATAAGTTTATCTTAGATGTTCTTTCTTTAGCTTCTACTCGTTTGTCAAACAATGAAATCGCTGATCAAATAACGTCAATATATGGATTCAAAGTAAGTCCTAGCGTAATTTCAAATTGTATCCAAACTGTTCAAGATGAGATGCGCGATTGGCACGAAAGACCGCTAGAAAACAACTACCCAATCATAATGATTGACGGTAAAGTCTTTAAGATCAAAACTGAAGAAAGCGGACGGTCAAAGTACGTAAATAAAACGCTTTATGTCGTGGTAGGAATCAATGCGGATGGTCAAAAAGAGCTTATAGCGCTATACGTAAGCAACACCGAATCTGCTACAGAATGAATTAACATTCTTGATAATTTGAAAGAACGCGGCTTGTCTGAAACATATATTATTGTTTCAGATGGTTTAAAGGGTTTGAAAGAAGCGATTGAAAACGTTTATCCAAAAGCAATGCATATTACTTGCACGGTTCATATGATTAGAAATGCTGCAAAATATGTATCTCATTCTATGAAGTCCGATTTTTTAAGAGACTTAAAAAACATATATGGAGCAGACAATTGAGAAAGTGCAAAACACAACTTTGAATATTTAAAAAATAAGTGAGGCGGTTCTAACAAGCGCGCAGTTGAAGTTGTGGAAAGAGCGATGGACAACATAGAAAAACTCTTTAGCTTTTCTAAAGCTTTACGGACATTAGTTTATACCAGCAACATAGTTGAAAACTATAATTCAGTAATTGGGAGTTTCCTAGCTGCTAAAAAGTCTTTTAATAACATAAACCAGCTGTTATTAGACCTATATGTACATTTTGGTTACAATCCAAGATATAAAAAACTAAATCAGAAAAGTAATAGAGTGAGAAATTGATATAGAATATATGAAGAGTTAATGGATGTATTTCCGAACTTACTTAAGAAAAACTAAAAGTTCGAAAAAATCCAATTACACAAAATTAGCTTCGTTACCTAAAAATGGTAAAACATATTTTACGAGTATTTTTTATATCCTTAAGTGTTCAAATTTGACACTGTTTGGATCGTCATTTTTCATATATCTTAGATATACTAAAGAGTGAAAATATTAATTTTTTTGCTATACACTATATGATGCAATAGATGTGTTATGGACTACAATTAATTAAAAAGAAACAAAATATAGATATAACCATATTTTGTTTCTTAGTTTATAAGTTACTTTTTAACTCTTTTTTTCATTAATTTAACAATAAAGAAAGTTGTCACACCAAAAGTTGCAATTCCGGCTAAAGCACCTAAAATACTTCATAAAATAACATTTGTTTTGTTTTCTGTAACTGAACTTTCATGAGTTGCTGTATTTGAATTGGTTTGCTTTCCTGTTTTAACTGAATTATTTGTTTGTGATTCAGATGATGGTGTGGTATTGCTTTTTGTTTCAGATGTATTAGATTCTTTTGAAATCGGATTATTTTTTTCATCAGCTGCTATGTCTTTATTTAATTCAGTAATTGACATTTCAAGAGTATGAGCTTTAATTCCAAATACAACAAAACTTTTTTTGCTATTTACTCATTCATTTTTGTATTTATAAAAACTCAAAATTTCTCTAGTTTCTCCACTCGCCATTAAATCAACGACTTTTTCGCCTTCATTAGTAACATCCACTATGATTGAAAAATATTGACCTTTGTTTAAAATGATTTCTTTATCTAAATCAATTGTGTAAAATCCTTTTTCACCAGAATTTGGAATTTGAACTCTTTGAGTTAATTTTAGTTCACCATCTTCCGGATTAGACATTAAAGAATCTTTAACATAAATTTTGATTTCGGCGGTAATATTTAGTCCTCTAAGCGCAAAATTAATTGATTTTAATTTTTCTACAACTTCATCATTTGCTTTTTTAACTGGAAAAATATTTGCCATTGTTCTTTCTTTAGTATCAAGGGTTGCAAATAAAGAAAATGAGTTTTTTGTATCATAATAATAAGTATTTTTATATGCATCATTTTTTTCTACTTCAACTGCCATTAATTCTTGAATTAAATCTAATGAATCGTATGAAAGTATAAAGTATCCCTGAGAATGCATTTTTTTAGTTCCTCAACTGTTTTTAACAATAAATCCACCTCTTCGCTTTGGTCTTTCGGGCTTAAAATTAGATTCATAATAATTATCATCTCAACCAACAATAACTGAAGCATGATTTTTGATATTTTTTTGATCAGCAGATTTATTTACAATACTGGAATTTGGTTCATTATATCAAATAGTCTTAGGATGAAAATTCATCGCATTAAAAGCATAAGCAACTCCCACAGAACCATATTTGGCAATCGCTAATTTAATATCTTCAACAGTAGGATTAACTTTTACAGCATTTTTAATTTTAGCAATTGTGGGATTATCAAAATTAGGAAACTCAGTTTGATTAGTTTGAGCAATTGTAGATGTGTTTCTCATTAAACCTGTAAATGCGTGAGATAAATAATTTCCTTCACCGAAAATTCCTCCTCATTGCTGAGCATTGGAATTTAAATTTAATTTATCTGCATTATGATTTCAACTATTACTTATATAATCAATTGCATGTTCATCAATATCTAAAGAATTTTTGGTGTAATTACCTATATTATTTTTTAACATATTAGTTTCTAAAATCGAAGCAATTGTATATGCTCAACAAAGACCTTCATTACCTTGATGTTTAACACTAGTAACCAAATTGTAATCTCTTGCATCAAAGAACTCCATTTTTGCAATTTCTTCTGCACTTTTATTTTTAAAAAAATCTAATTTTGGCGCATTAGAATTAACTGATGTGGTTGCACTCATTGTGCTAAAAGGTATTAATAAACCGGGACTAACTAATAAACTAGTTAATATTTTTTTATTTTTCAATCTCATATATATTTATTATAAATAAAGAATATTTGTGGTAGAATTTATATGCTTTATGTAGTTTAGTGGCTTCTAAACTATATTTATTTGTGGGATTTCAAAACAAAGATTATTTATATTTTAAAAATTAATAATAAGGAAATACAAGATGCAAAAAACAACAATGCAAAAGCCAGTTGTTGCAACAAAAAACCGTAAGTGATATTTAGTTGATGCTTCAGGTTTAGTATTAGGTAGATTAGCTGTTAAAGCTGCTAATCTACTAAGAGGTAAAAACAAACCTGACTTCACACCTAATGTTGATTGTGGTGATTATTTAATTATTTTAAATAGTGATAAAGTTGTTTTGACTGGTAATAAACTAGATAATGAAAAGTGATACCGACACTCAAACTATATGGGTGGAATTAAATCACGTACTGGACGTGAGATGGTTGATCATTACTCTGACCAATTAGTATATGACGCAATTAGAAGAATGTTACCTAAAAACCGTCTTGCTAAAGATATGATGCGTAAATTAAAAGTTTATAAAAACGATCGTCATGAACATGATGCTCAACAACCAACAAAACTTGATTGGAGTAAATAATGGCTGTAGTAACATTTAAAGGATTAGGTCGAAGAAAATCTTCAACCGCATTAGTTAAATTAACTCCAGGTTCTGGGAAGTTAGTAATTAACAACCGTAAAGCAGAAGATTACTTTCCAAACAAGATTGTAATTCAAGATATGCGTCAACCATTAGAAGTAACAAAAACAGCTAGTATTTATGATATTAATGTTGTTGTTAACGGTGGTGGGTTTACTGGTCAAGCTGGTGCGATCCGTTTAGGAATTGCAAGAGCGCTTGTTAACATGAATCCAGAATTAAAAAAACAATTAAAACAACACAAGTTAGTAACACGTGATGCACGTGTTAAAGAACGTAAGAAATTCGGATTATACGGTGCTAGAAGAGCGCCTCAATTTACTAAGCGTTAGAGCGTTAAAATCCCTATTATATGGGGATTTTATTTTTATATCTCAAAGCGATTTTATGTATACTAGGACCAAAACTAAAAAAGTCTTTGTTGGTGATGTTCAGATTGGTGGGCAGAATAAGATTGTGTTGCAATCAATGACGATTGCTAAAACCAAGCACGTCAAAAAAAGTCTTAAAGAGATCAATGATCTTGTTAAAGAAGGTGCTGATCTAGTTCGGATTGCGGTTTTTGATGATGCTGATAAAAGAGCGATTAGAAAGGTTGTTGATCAATCGCCTTGTCCGATTATTGCTGATATT
The nucleotide sequence above comes from Mycoplasmoides gallisepticum. Encoded proteins:
- the rpsI gene encoding 30S ribosomal protein S9, yielding MAVVTFKGLGRRKSSTALVKLTPGSGKLVINNRKAEDYFPNKIVIQDMRQPLEVTKTASIYDINVVVNGGGFTGQAGAIRLGIARALVNMNPELKKQLKQHKLVTRDARVKERKKFGLYGARRAPQFTKR
- a CDS encoding C1 family peptidase; this encodes MRLKNKKILTSLLVSPGLLIPFSTMSATTSVNSNAPKLDFFKNKSAEEIAKMEFFDARDYNLVTSVKHQGNEGLCWAYTIASILETNMLKNNIGNYTKNSLDIDEHAIDYISNSWNHNADKLNLNSNAQQWGGIFGEGNYLSHAFTGLMRNTSTIAQTNQTEFPNFDNPTIAKIKNAVKVNPTVEDIKLAIAKYGSVGVAYAFNAMNFHPKTIWYNEPNSSIVNKSADQKNIKNHASVIVGWDDNYYESNFKPERPKRRGGFIVKNSWGTKKMHSQGYFILSYDSLDLIQELMAVEVEKNDAYKNTYYYDTKNSFSLFATLDTKERTMANIFPVKKANDEVVEKLKSINFALRGLNITAEIKIYVKDSLMSNPEDGELKLTQRVQIPNSGEKGFYTIDLDKEIILNKGQYFSIIVDVTNEGEKVVDLMASGETREILSFYKYKNEWVNSKKSFVVFGIKAHTLEMSITELNKDIAADEKNNPISKESNTSETKSNTTPSSESQTNNSVKTGKQTNSNTATHESSVTENKTNVILWSILGALAGIATFGVTTFFIVKLMKKRVKK
- the rplM gene encoding 50S ribosomal protein L13, producing the protein MQKTTMQKPVVATKNRKWYLVDASGLVLGRLAVKAANLLRGKNKPDFTPNVDCGDYLIILNSDKVVLTGNKLDNEKWYRHSNYMGGIKSRTGREMVDHYSDQLVYDAIRRMLPKNRLAKDMMRKLKVYKNDRHEHDAQQPTKLDWSK